The proteins below come from a single Rhinoraja longicauda isolate Sanriku21f chromosome 5, sRhiLon1.1, whole genome shotgun sequence genomic window:
- the fbxo30a gene encoding F-box only protein 30a isoform X2: MDQHLHCLNCVSRRCMVRPEENVSCDLIGCPLVCGAVFHSCKASEHRLLCPLERVPCLNSGFGCPYIIARNKIGEHLEFCPASVVCCTMEWNRWPVSYADRKSYESLSKDCDGVEQLDMALALQDQRMLLESLKVVTTASNSAAKPFRNTEQMPAVSVVSDEAPSSGLLSANAEAYSELYQATVETTRTLAVALDLLNSASKEPELANGQLPEERTQRNGDVQVAVEEPAEERHCSENNNDLCNSGTRGGGGGAEGSAEHDPVLEVLPWRDWNLCMEENGFHALSGMVTGADVEANGCLQVKTSTLCNGFHEADVEASALDQEGMDSYGCDQQVDEVVNGSCHVNDIDDDDGSSEPGHFLPVFAQLLTVESLLNTDHFQDGSLLDACGVGRVSGRCGERQALKNATTFKLLEGHSNRRAYLGDLSWYRKKMESKAVDTSDLVVDDDPLELQGIDLITAALLFCLGDSPSGRGISDSRSVDGSHVNLGTQTFSFPAAILATNTMVGEIASASACDHANPQLSNPSPFQTLGLDLALECVTRHQTKQRSMFTFVCGQFFRRDEFPSHFKNVHGDIHAGLNGWLEHRCPLAYYGCTYSQRRFCPSMQGSRVIHDRHLKSFGIQPCVPSVLLDTHDGRTPSMGAVDQLSRLPFEILQHIAGFLDGFSLSQLSEVSHLMRDVCGSLLQVRGMVLLLWEKGQNLHGQPSWKTKGKAWRFSTAFGTVSEWKFAEIASMADHLKDCRYNTVEGTREAVPLPCMCVTREITKGGRPLRSVLKAVL, translated from the exons ATGGATCAACATCTGCACTGCTTAAACTGTGTGAGCCGCCGCTGTATGGTCCGGCCGGAGGAAAACGTGTCCTGTGACCTGATCGGCTGCCCCTTGGTGTGCGGAGCTGTCTTCCACTCATGCAAAGCGAGCGAGCATCGCCTGCTGTGTCCCCTCGAGAGGGTGCCCTGCCTCAACAGTGGGTTTGGCTGCCCCTATATCATTGCGCGGAACAAGATCGGCGAGCACTTGGAGTTTTGCCCCGCCAGCGTGGTCTGCTGCACGATGGAGTGGAACCGCTGGCCCGTCAGCTACGCAGACCGCAAGTCCTACGAGAGCTTGAGCAAAGACTGCGATGGGGTGGAGCAGTTGGACATGGCTCTGGCACTCCAGGACCAGCGGATGCTGCTGGAATCACTCAAAGTCGTGACGACCGCTTCAAATTCAGCAGCTAAACCGTTTCGAAACACGGAGCAGATGCCTGCTGTTTCGGTCGTGTCAGACGAAGCCCCTTCCAGCGGCTTGCTGTCCGCCAATGCAGAGGCTTACAGTGAACTATACCAGGCAACGGTTGAGACGACAAGGACTTTGGCGGTGGCGCTTGACCTGTTGAACAGTGCCTCAAAAGAGCCAGAGCTGGCAAATGGACAGCTGCCAGAGGAACGAACCCAACGGAATGGAGATGTTCAGGTCGCTGTGGAGGAACCAGCTGAAGAACGGCACTGCTCAGAGAACAATAATGATCTTTGCAACAGTGGgacaagaggaggaggaggaggagcggaggGTAGTGCAGAGCACGACCCTGTGTTGGAGGTGCTGCCGTGGAGGGACTGGAACTTGTGCATGGAGGAAAATGGGTTTCATGCATTGTCAGGAATGGTAACTGGGGCAGATGTGGAAGCAAATGGATGCCTTCAGGTAAAGACCAGTACCTTGTGTAACGGTTTCCATGAAGCAGACGTGGAAGCTTCCGCATTGGATCAGGAGGGAATGGACTCGTATGGCTGCGATCAGCAAGTAGACGAGGTGGTGAATGGCTCGTGCCACGTCAACGACATTGATGACGACGATGGTTCATCAGAGCCTGGCCACTTCTTGCCTGTGTTCGCACAGCTGCTCACCGtggaaagccttttaaacactgaCCATTTTCAAGACGGATCCCTGCTTGATgcgtgtggagtggggagggtgtcTGGCAGGTGTGGGGAGCGGCAGGCACTGAAGAATGCCACCACCTTCAAACTGCTGGAAGGGCACAGCAACCGCAGGGCATACCTGGGCGACCTGAGTTGGTACAGAAAGAAAATGGAAAGCAAAGCGGTGGATACGTCGGATCTGGTGGTGGACGACGACCCTCTGGAACTGCAGGGCATCGATCTGATCACAGCAGCTTTATTGTTCTGCTTGGGGGACTCCCCTAGTGGCAGAGGGATCTCGGACAGTCGCAGTGTTGACGGCAGTCATGTCAATTTGGGCACACAGACCTTCTCGTTCCCGGCAGCCATATTAGCCACCAACACCATGGTGGGGGAGATTGCCTCAGCATCAGCCTGCGACCACGCAAACCCTCAGCTGTCCAACCCAAGCCCCTTCCAGACACTGGGGCTGGATCTTGCCCTGGAGTGTGTGACCAGGCACCAAACCAAGCAACGTTCGATGTTCACGTTCGTGTGCGGCCAGTTCTTCCGCAGGGACGAGTTCCCCTCGCACTTCAAAAATGTGCACGGAGACATTCATGCCGGCCTCAATGGCTGGTTGGAACACAGGTGCCCTTTGGCCTATTATGGCTGTACCTATTCACAGAGGAGATTCTGCCCCTCCATGCAGGGTTCCAGGGTCATTCACGACCGACATCTGAAATCCTTTGGCATCCAGCCGTGTGTGCCATCTGTGTTGTTGGACACGCACGATGGTCGGACTCCCAGCATGGGAGCAGTTGATCAGCTGAGCAGGCTACCCTTTGAGATTTTGCAGCATATTGCTGGATTTCTAGATGGGTTCAGTTTGTCTCAGCTCTCAGAAGTTTCCCATTTAATGAGGGACGTGTGTGGGAGTCTGCTTCAGGTTCGGGGAATGGTTCTTCTACTTTGGGAAAAGGGGCAGAACCTTCACGGACAGCCCTCTTGGAAAACAAAAGGCAAG gcCTGGCGATTCAGCACTGCCTTCGGCACGGTTAGTGAATGGAAATTTGCAGAGATTGCCAGCATGGCTGACCACTTGAAAGACTGTCGCTACAACACGGTGGAGGGGACTAGGGAGGCCGTGCCATTGCCCTGCATGTGTGTGACACGGGAGATCACTAAAGGAGGACGGCCTCTCCGCTCTGTCCTAAAAGCAGTTCTCTAA
- the fbxo30a gene encoding F-box only protein 30a isoform X1 translates to MWSAASRPGVGLVKMDQHLHCLNCVSRRCMVRPEENVSCDLIGCPLVCGAVFHSCKASEHRLLCPLERVPCLNSGFGCPYIIARNKIGEHLEFCPASVVCCTMEWNRWPVSYADRKSYESLSKDCDGVEQLDMALALQDQRMLLESLKVVTTASNSAAKPFRNTEQMPAVSVVSDEAPSSGLLSANAEAYSELYQATVETTRTLAVALDLLNSASKEPELANGQLPEERTQRNGDVQVAVEEPAEERHCSENNNDLCNSGTRGGGGGAEGSAEHDPVLEVLPWRDWNLCMEENGFHALSGMVTGADVEANGCLQVKTSTLCNGFHEADVEASALDQEGMDSYGCDQQVDEVVNGSCHVNDIDDDDGSSEPGHFLPVFAQLLTVESLLNTDHFQDGSLLDACGVGRVSGRCGERQALKNATTFKLLEGHSNRRAYLGDLSWYRKKMESKAVDTSDLVVDDDPLELQGIDLITAALLFCLGDSPSGRGISDSRSVDGSHVNLGTQTFSFPAAILATNTMVGEIASASACDHANPQLSNPSPFQTLGLDLALECVTRHQTKQRSMFTFVCGQFFRRDEFPSHFKNVHGDIHAGLNGWLEHRCPLAYYGCTYSQRRFCPSMQGSRVIHDRHLKSFGIQPCVPSVLLDTHDGRTPSMGAVDQLSRLPFEILQHIAGFLDGFSLSQLSEVSHLMRDVCGSLLQVRGMVLLLWEKGQNLHGQPSWKTKGKAWRFSTAFGTVSEWKFAEIASMADHLKDCRYNTVEGTREAVPLPCMCVTREITKGGRPLRSVLKAVL, encoded by the exons ATGTGGAGCGCAGCATCGCGGCCTGG GGTTGGACTGGTTAAAATGGATCAACATCTGCACTGCTTAAACTGTGTGAGCCGCCGCTGTATGGTCCGGCCGGAGGAAAACGTGTCCTGTGACCTGATCGGCTGCCCCTTGGTGTGCGGAGCTGTCTTCCACTCATGCAAAGCGAGCGAGCATCGCCTGCTGTGTCCCCTCGAGAGGGTGCCCTGCCTCAACAGTGGGTTTGGCTGCCCCTATATCATTGCGCGGAACAAGATCGGCGAGCACTTGGAGTTTTGCCCCGCCAGCGTGGTCTGCTGCACGATGGAGTGGAACCGCTGGCCCGTCAGCTACGCAGACCGCAAGTCCTACGAGAGCTTGAGCAAAGACTGCGATGGGGTGGAGCAGTTGGACATGGCTCTGGCACTCCAGGACCAGCGGATGCTGCTGGAATCACTCAAAGTCGTGACGACCGCTTCAAATTCAGCAGCTAAACCGTTTCGAAACACGGAGCAGATGCCTGCTGTTTCGGTCGTGTCAGACGAAGCCCCTTCCAGCGGCTTGCTGTCCGCCAATGCAGAGGCTTACAGTGAACTATACCAGGCAACGGTTGAGACGACAAGGACTTTGGCGGTGGCGCTTGACCTGTTGAACAGTGCCTCAAAAGAGCCAGAGCTGGCAAATGGACAGCTGCCAGAGGAACGAACCCAACGGAATGGAGATGTTCAGGTCGCTGTGGAGGAACCAGCTGAAGAACGGCACTGCTCAGAGAACAATAATGATCTTTGCAACAGTGGgacaagaggaggaggaggaggagcggaggGTAGTGCAGAGCACGACCCTGTGTTGGAGGTGCTGCCGTGGAGGGACTGGAACTTGTGCATGGAGGAAAATGGGTTTCATGCATTGTCAGGAATGGTAACTGGGGCAGATGTGGAAGCAAATGGATGCCTTCAGGTAAAGACCAGTACCTTGTGTAACGGTTTCCATGAAGCAGACGTGGAAGCTTCCGCATTGGATCAGGAGGGAATGGACTCGTATGGCTGCGATCAGCAAGTAGACGAGGTGGTGAATGGCTCGTGCCACGTCAACGACATTGATGACGACGATGGTTCATCAGAGCCTGGCCACTTCTTGCCTGTGTTCGCACAGCTGCTCACCGtggaaagccttttaaacactgaCCATTTTCAAGACGGATCCCTGCTTGATgcgtgtggagtggggagggtgtcTGGCAGGTGTGGGGAGCGGCAGGCACTGAAGAATGCCACCACCTTCAAACTGCTGGAAGGGCACAGCAACCGCAGGGCATACCTGGGCGACCTGAGTTGGTACAGAAAGAAAATGGAAAGCAAAGCGGTGGATACGTCGGATCTGGTGGTGGACGACGACCCTCTGGAACTGCAGGGCATCGATCTGATCACAGCAGCTTTATTGTTCTGCTTGGGGGACTCCCCTAGTGGCAGAGGGATCTCGGACAGTCGCAGTGTTGACGGCAGTCATGTCAATTTGGGCACACAGACCTTCTCGTTCCCGGCAGCCATATTAGCCACCAACACCATGGTGGGGGAGATTGCCTCAGCATCAGCCTGCGACCACGCAAACCCTCAGCTGTCCAACCCAAGCCCCTTCCAGACACTGGGGCTGGATCTTGCCCTGGAGTGTGTGACCAGGCACCAAACCAAGCAACGTTCGATGTTCACGTTCGTGTGCGGCCAGTTCTTCCGCAGGGACGAGTTCCCCTCGCACTTCAAAAATGTGCACGGAGACATTCATGCCGGCCTCAATGGCTGGTTGGAACACAGGTGCCCTTTGGCCTATTATGGCTGTACCTATTCACAGAGGAGATTCTGCCCCTCCATGCAGGGTTCCAGGGTCATTCACGACCGACATCTGAAATCCTTTGGCATCCAGCCGTGTGTGCCATCTGTGTTGTTGGACACGCACGATGGTCGGACTCCCAGCATGGGAGCAGTTGATCAGCTGAGCAGGCTACCCTTTGAGATTTTGCAGCATATTGCTGGATTTCTAGATGGGTTCAGTTTGTCTCAGCTCTCAGAAGTTTCCCATTTAATGAGGGACGTGTGTGGGAGTCTGCTTCAGGTTCGGGGAATGGTTCTTCTACTTTGGGAAAAGGGGCAGAACCTTCACGGACAGCCCTCTTGGAAAACAAAAGGCAAG gcCTGGCGATTCAGCACTGCCTTCGGCACGGTTAGTGAATGGAAATTTGCAGAGATTGCCAGCATGGCTGACCACTTGAAAGACTGTCGCTACAACACGGTGGAGGGGACTAGGGAGGCCGTGCCATTGCCCTGCATGTGTGTGACACGGGAGATCACTAAAGGAGGACGGCCTCTCCGCTCTGTCCTAAAAGCAGTTCTCTAA
- the fbxo30a gene encoding F-box only protein 30a isoform X3 yields the protein MWSAASRPGVGLVKMDQHLHCLNCVSRRCMVRPEENVSCDLIGCPLVCGAVFHSCKASEHRLLCPLERVPCLNSGFGCPYIIARNKIGEHLEFCPASVVCCTMEWNRWPVSYADRKSYESLSKDCDGVEQLDMALALQDQRMLLESLKVVTTASNSAAKPFRNTEQMPAVSVVSDEAPSSGLLSANAEAYSELYQATVETTRTLAVALDLLNSASKEPELANGQLPEERTQRNGDVQVAVEEPAEERHCSENNNDLCNSGTRGGGGGAEGSAEHDPVLEVLPWRDWNLCMEENGFHALSGMVTGADVEANGCLQVKTSTLCNGFHEADVEASALDQEGMDSYGCDQQVDEVVNGSCHVNDIDDDDGSSEPGHFLPVFAQLLTVESLLNTDHFQDGSLLDACGVGRVSGRCGERQALKNATTFKLLEGHSNRRAYLGDLSWYRKKMESKAVDTSDLVVDDDPLELQGIDLITAALLFCLGDSPSGRGISDSRSVDGSHVNLGTQTFSFPAAILATNTMVGEIASASACDHANPQLSNPSPFQTLGLDLALECVTRHQTKQRSMFTFVCGQFFRRDEFPSHFKNVHGDIHAGLNGWLEHRCPLAYYGCTYSQRRFCPSMQGSRVIHDRHLKSFGIQPCVPSVLLDTHDGRTPSMGAVDQLSRLPFEILQHIAGFLDGFSLSQLSEVSHLMRDVCGSLLQVRGMVLLLWEKGQNLHGQPSWKTKGLAIQHCLRHG from the exons ATGTGGAGCGCAGCATCGCGGCCTGG GGTTGGACTGGTTAAAATGGATCAACATCTGCACTGCTTAAACTGTGTGAGCCGCCGCTGTATGGTCCGGCCGGAGGAAAACGTGTCCTGTGACCTGATCGGCTGCCCCTTGGTGTGCGGAGCTGTCTTCCACTCATGCAAAGCGAGCGAGCATCGCCTGCTGTGTCCCCTCGAGAGGGTGCCCTGCCTCAACAGTGGGTTTGGCTGCCCCTATATCATTGCGCGGAACAAGATCGGCGAGCACTTGGAGTTTTGCCCCGCCAGCGTGGTCTGCTGCACGATGGAGTGGAACCGCTGGCCCGTCAGCTACGCAGACCGCAAGTCCTACGAGAGCTTGAGCAAAGACTGCGATGGGGTGGAGCAGTTGGACATGGCTCTGGCACTCCAGGACCAGCGGATGCTGCTGGAATCACTCAAAGTCGTGACGACCGCTTCAAATTCAGCAGCTAAACCGTTTCGAAACACGGAGCAGATGCCTGCTGTTTCGGTCGTGTCAGACGAAGCCCCTTCCAGCGGCTTGCTGTCCGCCAATGCAGAGGCTTACAGTGAACTATACCAGGCAACGGTTGAGACGACAAGGACTTTGGCGGTGGCGCTTGACCTGTTGAACAGTGCCTCAAAAGAGCCAGAGCTGGCAAATGGACAGCTGCCAGAGGAACGAACCCAACGGAATGGAGATGTTCAGGTCGCTGTGGAGGAACCAGCTGAAGAACGGCACTGCTCAGAGAACAATAATGATCTTTGCAACAGTGGgacaagaggaggaggaggaggagcggaggGTAGTGCAGAGCACGACCCTGTGTTGGAGGTGCTGCCGTGGAGGGACTGGAACTTGTGCATGGAGGAAAATGGGTTTCATGCATTGTCAGGAATGGTAACTGGGGCAGATGTGGAAGCAAATGGATGCCTTCAGGTAAAGACCAGTACCTTGTGTAACGGTTTCCATGAAGCAGACGTGGAAGCTTCCGCATTGGATCAGGAGGGAATGGACTCGTATGGCTGCGATCAGCAAGTAGACGAGGTGGTGAATGGCTCGTGCCACGTCAACGACATTGATGACGACGATGGTTCATCAGAGCCTGGCCACTTCTTGCCTGTGTTCGCACAGCTGCTCACCGtggaaagccttttaaacactgaCCATTTTCAAGACGGATCCCTGCTTGATgcgtgtggagtggggagggtgtcTGGCAGGTGTGGGGAGCGGCAGGCACTGAAGAATGCCACCACCTTCAAACTGCTGGAAGGGCACAGCAACCGCAGGGCATACCTGGGCGACCTGAGTTGGTACAGAAAGAAAATGGAAAGCAAAGCGGTGGATACGTCGGATCTGGTGGTGGACGACGACCCTCTGGAACTGCAGGGCATCGATCTGATCACAGCAGCTTTATTGTTCTGCTTGGGGGACTCCCCTAGTGGCAGAGGGATCTCGGACAGTCGCAGTGTTGACGGCAGTCATGTCAATTTGGGCACACAGACCTTCTCGTTCCCGGCAGCCATATTAGCCACCAACACCATGGTGGGGGAGATTGCCTCAGCATCAGCCTGCGACCACGCAAACCCTCAGCTGTCCAACCCAAGCCCCTTCCAGACACTGGGGCTGGATCTTGCCCTGGAGTGTGTGACCAGGCACCAAACCAAGCAACGTTCGATGTTCACGTTCGTGTGCGGCCAGTTCTTCCGCAGGGACGAGTTCCCCTCGCACTTCAAAAATGTGCACGGAGACATTCATGCCGGCCTCAATGGCTGGTTGGAACACAGGTGCCCTTTGGCCTATTATGGCTGTACCTATTCACAGAGGAGATTCTGCCCCTCCATGCAGGGTTCCAGGGTCATTCACGACCGACATCTGAAATCCTTTGGCATCCAGCCGTGTGTGCCATCTGTGTTGTTGGACACGCACGATGGTCGGACTCCCAGCATGGGAGCAGTTGATCAGCTGAGCAGGCTACCCTTTGAGATTTTGCAGCATATTGCTGGATTTCTAGATGGGTTCAGTTTGTCTCAGCTCTCAGAAGTTTCCCATTTAATGAGGGACGTGTGTGGGAGTCTGCTTCAGGTTCGGGGAATGGTTCTTCTACTTTGGGAAAAGGGGCAGAACCTTCACGGACAGCCCTCTTGGAAAACAAAAG gcCTGGCGATTCAGCACTGCCTTCGGCACGGTTAG